A stretch of DNA from Gemmatimonadota bacterium:
GGCCTGGACGGTGGGAGGGTCGGTGATAAACGAAATGACCCTCATCTCACCGCCTCAGGCGGGGCACAGGAGCGGAAGCACCTTGTAGACGCGCGCGAGGAGCCGTGCCCAGGACATGCGGGCGGACGTGCGCAGGCGGCTCACCGCGGGCACCGGTATCGGGGCCGGCGTCGGGGCGGCCTCGCGGGGGGGCTCGGCGGGACGAGGGAGCGGAGCCACCTCCAGGTGCGGCCTGCCGAGGGCGACGACGACGGATCTCAGCCTCGCATGGGGCGCGAGGACGCCGTGATAGCGGTGGCGGTGGATGCGTGGGGGCGGGACCAGGCGGGTGAGCCGTTCGAGAAGCTCCATCGGGGTGAGCCGGATCTCGGTGCGACCGTCCGGGTCCGGTGCGGCGAGGCGGTAGAGGAGCGGAGCGCCGGGTGAGGCGAGAGAGGTGATTCCCTCGGGAGCATGGAGGCGCTCGAGGGCGAGAGGCCCCCTGGCACAGTAGCGTACGAGCCGCTCGAGGCCGGCCCGGTCGTCTCCCTCATCCGCACCGACGCATCCACATTGAACCCGCCGCTGCCCCGCCATGTGAGCATGTCGGCCGCAGCGTCCTCGGCGAGAAGCCCTCGCCTACGGAACGCGCGAAGCACCCGGCGTTGCACGAGCCCAGCCAGCTCCGCCCAGTGCTCCGGCCCGAGCCCGGTGGCTTCGTGGAAGCGGACCTCCTTCGCAGGGCCGTCGGGTTAGGCACTGGCCCCAGCCGGTCGAGCCTCGCTGAACACCCCGTCCATGGCGAGGACGTGGAAGTGGTAGCGCGGGTTCAGGGAGTTGCCGGACCTCTGCGGAAAGGAGATCGCCGCGAGCTCCGAACCCGGGGGCGCCGTCGGACTGGTCCGTCGTAGCGTCGTGCGAAGGGCGCGCACGAAGATCCCGAGCACGGTGCCGGCCACCTCGGGGTCCCGGTGCAGGAACGGTCGGAGCCGCTTGGGGAGGGAGAGCACCCACTGCCGGACGGGCAGATGAGGGAGTACCTGGTCCGTCAGATTCGCTGCGACTTCCGCCATCCTCCGGGCGTTGCACGACGGGCATATCCCCCGTCCCTTGCAGGAGTACGCGAGGAGCCGTTCCTGGCCGCAGTCGCCGCAGCGCACGCGGGCGAAGCCATGCGCCGGGACGCCGCACCTCAGGTACCGGCGGAAGTCCGCCTCCACCCACCCGGGTAGGCCCCACCCCATGGAATCCGTCTCCTCGGCGACGGCGAGGAGCGTCTCGAGGTGATGCTGGACCGCGGGGTAGAGCGGAGTGGCGGTCGGACGCCGTGGGCGATAGAGAGCACCCGCGGTACGAAGCTCCGGTGCGACGGCGGCGGGGACCCACCGGTGGATGACACGGGACGCGGGCGGCCATCCTGCAACCCAGCGGCATCAAGCGTCCGGGGACATGGCCGGATCGGCCATGCGACTCCACGCGCGGACGGGACCGGCTCGCGCTCGCGCCGCTGTTGTTGGCGTAGGGCGCGGGCAGCCCCTTGCCCCTCCGCGCCCGCGCCACCATTTTTCCTCCATAAAGGAGGATTCATGGCCACGCTGAACATCAAGGATTTTCCGGACCCACTCTACGCCAAACTGCGGGAGAGGGCTCGACAGGAGCGGCGCTCGGTAGCCCAGGAAGTCACTCGGATTCTCGAAGAGGCGGTGGAGGAGCCGGAGCTTCACTCCATCCTGGAACTGGAGGGGTTGGGAGAGGATCTCTGGGGGAAGGTGGACGCGGCAGCGCACGTGGAGTCCGAAAGAGCCGCGTGGGATTGATCTCCGACCTGGGTTCGGGACCGGTGGCGATCGACACGGCCGCCATCATCTATCTGGTGGAACGCCACCCGCGCTACCTCCCCATCCTGCGCCCCTGCTTCATGGCGGCAGATCAAGGCGATCTGGAGTTGGTCACCTCCGCGATCACCCTTCTTGAGGTGCTCGTGGTCCCGTACCGAGCCGGAAATCTGGCTCTGGCTGAGCGGTACGAAGCCCTCCTCACGCGCAGCCGTGGCCTGGAGGTCGTGGAACTGGACGACCGTCTCCTGAGAACCGCAGCAAAGCTTCGGGCCAGATGGGAAGTGCGCACCCCCGACGCCCTTCAACTCGCCGCCGGACTCCTGAAGGGGTGCTCGGCCTTCGTGACCAACGATCGGCGGATCCCGGAATCGGTAGGACTTCGGATCATTCAGCTCAGCGACTATCTCTAACTCATCGCCTGTCAGGGGATGGCGCGCGGAGTGGTGAGGGAGGCGAAGGCGCCTGGAGTTTCTTGCCGGACAAGCGGCTGTCGGCGATTCTTGAGCCTACCATGGCCCCCACCCGGCGCTCTCGGAGAGCGAAGCCTGGGCCCGGGCTCGGGATCTGGTCGGCGGTGAGCAATCCTGATCTGATCGGCCTCTTCATCGGGCCGCTCGAAGAGCTCGGTATCCCCTACATGATTACGGGTGGAGTCGCAGCCGTGATCTGCGCGGAGAGGCCTTGTACGTGGTGCCGGGAGTGGATACGATGGCTACGCACCGTCCGGGTGCCGCCGTCGTGAGGAAACCTCTTCTCAGGAAGTCCCCACGGCGTAAGGCCTCAGGCGGTGTTTCCCCCCCATCATCTCACGACCGCACGATCCGGGTTCAAAGACGAGCCAGTGGTTGCGAAATCGCGCAATGATCGACGGAAGGAACCCGGGCCGGACTCCTGGTCAACCCTGACTTGGGAGGACCTGGAGCAATGGGCGGGCAGCCGGAGCGTGTCTCGGGGGAGAAGCTATCAGCAGGAGGATCGCGTCAAGGATTTGAGGATCGCCAGCGGCGATCAACTCCTCGCGACGGTGACGGGCACCCGACCGTACGTCGTCACGGTCCAACGGACGAAGCAGGGACAAGTCCGATCCCTTTCCTCCCAATGCACTTGTCCGGTGGGAACCGAGTGCAAACACGCCGTCGCGGTGGTGGTCGCCCTGCTCGATGCCTTGGCCGAGGATCTCGACGTGCCGCGGGCCGATCCGGACGATCCTCGCTGGGAGGCTCTGGCCGAGGAGTCGTTCGGTCTTGACGAAGATCTCGACGACGAACCGGAGCCGGTCCACTCGAGCGCGACGCGGGGCCGAGCGTCCCGACGTTCCCGGTCCGACAGCGGTGAAGAGGTCCGCGCGTATCTTCGCGGCCGGAGCGCGGACGAACTCGCGGTGCTGATCGGCTCGCTGGTCCAGCGGTACCCGGAGGTAAGTGCCGACCTCCGCGAACGGATCGCGCTCGCCGAAGGCAAGGTTGGGGCTTTGGTGAAGGAGGCCCACCGGGATCTCCTCCGGGTGACCGCGATCCAGCCATGGCGGAACAACTGGACGAGCGAGAGGGAGATCCCCGACTACCAGCCGCTCCAGCGCCGCCTCGAAGGCCTCGCCCAGAGCGGACATTTCGACGAGGTGGTGTCGATCGGGCGCGAGTTGATTCGTCGCGGTATCGAACAGGTGGGTCGGGCCGACGATGAGGGCGACACCGCCATCGCTCTGAACGACTGCCTCCCGGTCGTGTTCGACGCCGTCGTCCGGTCCTCCCTGAGCGGGTTCGAAAAACTTCTGTTCGCGGTCGACGCCTTGTTGGAGGATGACTACGAGGTGGTCGGGAGCGCGGCGGACCCGGTTCTCGACGCGGATTATCCTCCCGCCGACTGGTCCCGGGTGGCCGATGCGCTGGCCGACCGGTTGAAGGAAGGGGATAGGTCGGTGGCGGCTGGCTGGCGTGGGTCGGTTCGTTCCTTCGCGCGCGACTACGAGCGGGACCGGATCACCGACATGCGGGTCCGGGCCCTGGAGTACGCCGGGCGGTCGAGCGAGGGGCTTCCCATCCTCGAATCCGAGGCGCGGGCCACCGGCAGCTATCAGCGCCTCGTCGACCACCTGATCGCGGAAGGCGAAGACGCCGACGCCGCCCGATGGGCGCGGGAGGGTATCGAAGCCACCCTCGACACCCTTCCGGGGATCGCGTCCGGACTCGCCGGGTCCCTCTGCGAGATGGCGCGCCGCCGCAAGCAGTGGCCGGTCGTGGCCGCGCACGCCGCATGGCGGCTCTTCGACCTTCCAAGCGTCGCGACCTACCAGGAATTGTGCGCTGCGGCGCGAAAATCCGGGTGCCTCGAAGCAGTGCGGCGTGCGGCGGAGCGATTCCTGGAGACGGGCGATCCTCCGATCGGAATCACGACCTCGAAGAGGGGGAAAGTCGAGATCCGGGTGGCGGACGACTGGCCCCTTCCCGTGCCGGACGAGCTGGCCTTCGCGTCGCGACGAGCCCGGACCTCCCCGAGGCCGCACTACGACGTCCTCATGGACCTCGCCATCGCCGCGAAGCGACCGGAGGAGGTGCTCCGCTGGTACGATCGAATCCAAGAAGCCGAGGGTCGGTCGCGGAATCCCCGTTATGAGTACGGAGAGCCGCGGGCCGACCGCGTGGCCGCGGCCGTTGCCGAGTCCCACCCGGACCGTGCCCTCGCCATCTACGAGCGCGCCCTGGATGCATGGCTGAAGGAAGCGAGGCCGGCCGCCTACGAGGCCGCCGGATCGTATCTCCGGAGGATGCGACCCATCTTCAAATCCCTAGGCCGCGAGTCGGAGTGGAAGGAGCGCGTCGCGGAGCTACGCGAAACCTACCGGCGCCGCCCGCGCTTCCTCGAGGTCTTGGACGCCGTCGAGGGCCGGAGCATCGTGCGGACTCGGAAGTCGCGCTGGCGCGGCCCCTGAGGCGGGAGGCGGCCTTTGCACTCCGCGGGCACCCGGACGTCCTTGCCTGTGGAGGGCGGAACGTCGGATCCGGGAAGCTCCGAAAAAAAAGGGGGAATCGGATGGTCCCACGCCTGCTGATGGTGTGGCGGGATCGGCGCGGAGGACGGACCGGACCGCTATCGTGTAGCGGTCCCACCGTTCGCCGAAGGCGATCGAAGCTCACTCACCTATGATCGATCCGTCATCCCATCCCTGCCAGATCCTGGATCCGTCATCCCATCCCTGCCGTTCGGACAGCCGTTCGCATTCGTCGCGGGGGAAGGGAGCCTGTACGTCGGAAGCATCCACGGATTCGAGGTCCGTCGGATCTCGCTCGCCGACGGTCGCGAGAGCCGGATTCGCGCGTCGCATTTGGATTTGACGACGACCGAGGCCGACCGCGACGGCTTCCGCGAGTCCACGCTGTTCGCGGCGACATTGAGCAATCGGGACCTTCCGAGTGTGGAGCGGGCGCTCCTCGAGGTCGAATACCCGGAAACCATCCCCGCCTTCTCACAGCTGCTGGAAGACTCGGAGGGGTACCTATGGGTGCGCCACTTCAAGATGCGGTGGTCCACGGGCCCTGAGGAGTGGAGCGTGTTCGCGCCCGAGGGCTACCTCCTGGGAATGGTGGAGACCCCCGAGGCATTCCAGGTCCGGCAGATCGGCCCCGACTTCATCGCCGGCATCTGGACCGACGAGCTCGACGTGCAGTACCTCCGAATGTACGCGCTTACGAAGTGATCCGGTGACACGCTCGGCGAGAGATGCGGATCATTTCGTTCATCATCGGTCTTCCCACCGTCCGGACCATCCGTCGCCACGTCGGCATCTCGGATCGACCTCCGCCCCTCACCCCCGCTCGCGCTCTCGCGCCCCGCCCCACATCCGTCCGTCTCCAGTGGCTATCGGGCAGCGGCCGGCCTCAAGAGAACTCTTGGACCTTCTCGACTCCCCGTCCTAGCTTCGGCCAGACGCCCAGGAGGGTGGTTGAATTCCCTATTCGTCGAGGAGCCGGCTCTGTGTATTGGCTCAGGGAACCGGCAGCAGGACGACGAAGGTCTGACCGTCGGAAGTGAAGGACTGGAACGCGCGCGACGTGAACCCCGGCGTCGGAGCCGGCAGGGCGAACAGGACACGCGGCTCGCTCACCCGGAACGTCGGCGTCGTGGTGACTTCCACGGCCATCACCTCCACCTGACCCGCGGGCGGCGGTGAGCCATTCAGCCGCCTGGTGTAGAGAATCTCCCTGCCATTGGGCCGCCAGACACTGCCGCCCACCGCAGGGCCATGCGTGCTGATCCGCCACGTCATCTCACCAATCGTGTTTTCGGCCGCGTCGAATGACCGGACGTAGTAGTCAGCTCCGCGCCCAGATTCCTCTGACATATAGGCGACAAACCGGGAATCGGGAGAGAAGGTCGGCCATCGCCGCTCGAACTCGTCGCCGGGGAAGGCGATGGCCTCCCTCGCGAGCGCGTCGCTCCCGGTCAACGGCACCACGAACAGCGCGGCCCCGGACGCAAAGCTGAGGAAGCGGCCGTCCGCCGAGAAGTTGAGGCTCTCCAACGGCACGCCTGACGCATTGCGGAATACCAACTCACGGTCCCCGGCGCCGTCCCAGGCCTTCCGATAGAGCTCACAATGTGGCTGGCTTTCGCACCCGTCGGGGGACACCCATGCGACATATGCGCCGTCCGGAGTCCACTGGACGAGATCGTCGTGCGGCCCGTCGGGAGGCGTGGTGACCTGCACGCTCCGGCCAGTGGAGACTTCGACCGTCCAGACACTGGGGCGTCCCGTCTGGGGATCTCTCCGCGACACCGCCACTTTGGAACCATCCGGCGACAACGCGGCGCTGCCGTACAAACCGGGTTCCCCGACGCGACGCAGCTCCCTGCCGGTGCGATCGAACAGCGTGATCTGATTGAGCGGGGGAGCCGGCGGCACGGCGAATAAGAATCGCTCGCCATCGCGGGTGACGTGACCGAGCTCCGACATCGCAGGCGCCTTGAACAGAAGCTCGGGCCGACCCGCCTCGAAGTCCTGACCGACTGTCACCTCCGCCGCCATCACATCCAGGTTCGCTGACATGTAATAAAGCTGACGACCCTGACGGGGCCAGACGACTTTCCCAACGTCCCCATACCAGTCCCACCCTGTTCCCCAGGCGTCGCCATCGGAGATTTGCCAGGCTGGTGCAGCGGCCTCCGGGCCGTCAGGGTCGAAGCCGCGAACCCAGATCGAGTAGCGTTCGGACTCGCCAGTCTGGTACGCGACAAACCGTCCATCCGGAGAGAAGAACGGCCCCATCAGGCTACTGGACCGCGAACTGAGGATCTCGGTTGGTTCACGCGCGCCGGGAGGGCCGTCAACGGCCACCACCGACATCGTCGCTCCGGGAGTCTCCCATGTGAAAAAGCCAAGGTAGCGCCCATCCGGCGACCAGTCGGAGAGGAGCGGCGTGCCCGAGTGTTGATACAGGAACTCCTCCTCGCCTTCGCCCGTGGCGGACTTGCGATAGATGCCGTAGTACGAGCCGCGCAGCGCCACGTACGCCAACTGGGTGCCGTCCGGCGACCAGACGAATGATGACATCTCGCTGAGTTCCTGCACGATTAGTCTGGCAATGCGCGTTCCCGCACCGGTCGCCACGTCGAAGACCCACAGGTCCGCATTGCTCTGGTAGTTGATGATGACCGCCACGCGCGTCTCGTCGGGCGAGGACGCCGGCTTGAAATACGGATGGCGTTCGCCCAGCGTCGCCACGCGCAGGCCGGCGCGGTCATGGACGGCCAGCGTCCGCGCATCTGGCGGAGGAGGTGCGACGTTGAACAGGAATTGCTGCCCGTCGCGGCTGACCGTGGCGCCACTGATGGTTCCGGTTAGACGGTAGGGGGCTGTGAAGAGCCGCGTTGGGCTTCCGGAGGTGAACGCTGGAGGATTGACCTCCACCGCCATGACGTCCTGGTTCGCATCCAAGTAGTACAGCTCCTCGCCATCCATCCGCCACGAGATCATGCCCACGCCACCGCGGTCGGACACCTGACGCGGTGCGGCCTCCAGCGTCGGTCCGGCCGGTGCGGCGGTGTCAATGGATCGGATCCAGACTTCTCCGCGTCCGGACTGCCCTGACACGTAGGCGAGAAACCGGCCATCGGGAGAAAAGCGGCCGCCACGAGCAGCGGCCTGCGGACCGACTTCGATGGCCTTCCGCTCTCCGGGTCCGGCGAGTGGCAGCAAGTACAGGCTCGTGTTGTCGTAGAAGGCGAGGAGACGCCCGTCCGACGACCAGTCTGTGAGATTGGGCCCAGTGGGATGCTGGTACAGCAACTCCGCGCTTCCGCTGCCATCCGCGGCCCGTCGATAGATCCCGGGCCCGGGCGAACCGCTGGCGGCATACACGATCTGGCGGCCATCGGGAGACCACACGGGCGAGGTTTCAACGCGCGCGGAGCCGGACGTGATCCGTGCGCCGGCGCCTGTTGCGAGATCGATCACCCAGATCTCGGTGTTGTCCGTCGCGGGGTTGCGCCGGCTCACGGCCAGCCGCGTGCCATCTGGCGAAAACGCCGGCCAAGTCTGAATCGCGCGCTCGCCAGCAGTTCGCACGACCGTTCCGTCCCGGCCGTACACGCTCATCACGCCCGCGTTGGCCTCGAAGGCGGCCGCAATCTGTCTCGCTCGAGCGGCCGCCTGCTCGGGTGTCTCGGCCTGGCCCTGGGCCAATGCAGGTGCGAGCCACACGGCCGCGGCGAGCGCGGCCCTCATCGCCGCCACCGCGATCGCGTACGATCTCTGCATTGAGGATCCTTCCGCAGTCGTCAGCAATTCTGCGGACACAGCCCGATCACCTGGCCCTCGGCGAGCCGGAGCTCTCGTATCAGACCGGACCTGTCGCCGCTTCGTGCGGGGCTGGCCTCGACCGTGATGGACCTGCCCACGGACGCCTCAATGGCGGGGCGATTCGCTTGAAGCCGACCGGGAGCCGGTCCCTCGAATGACCACCGCTCGGCCTGACCCTGATCGTCTTGCGTGTCCACGAACAGGTGAATGTGCGGATTGAACCATTCGATCCTCGTGAGCGTGCCGGTGCGGGTGAGGCGCGTATTCAAGTCGAACGCGGCCCGCATGTTGTGGTGCGCCGACAGCGACGCGGCCGCGACGGCCGTTAGGGCAACGGCTGCACACATCACCGCCGTGACTCGAGACGAGCGCATGGGCAGCTCCCGCGTGCGGGCTCTGATGAGGGCTGAGGCTCAGCGCCGCGAAGGCCTCGCGGCGTGGCGGACAGGCTCAGGAAAGCGGGGTTGAATCGAGTGCGGTGATTCTATGCCGCTCCGGCGACTGACGCAAAGGGAAGCGTGACGCTCACTGGGTCGAGTGGCTCCGCTCACCGAGGGCGACCTCGCTCGGGCACCCGCGACTGACGATTAGCCCGGCGGATCAACCCGGCTAAGCTGCTGCTCCAACCTGGTCAAGCGGTCATCCGCGGCCATACGGATAGGCATCATAGGGGCATGGCGTCCGCTGGCGGCCCCCCTTAGCTCCCCCGAGCTTTCGAGAAGACCCCGCGGCGCCGCTTCGAAGGGGAGCGGGAGGAACTCGCCATGGAGGCGGCTCGGTTGATGGCGCGCTGGGAAGCGCTCGAAGAGGTGATTGCGGCGAGGTGGCATGCAGTAAGAAGGGGAAGTCGCGAAGCCCCCCAACTACTCGCGTCTGATCACCGTGGCCGACGCCGGCCGCGCCGGCCGTTGGGGGTGGAGGTGGGAAGGCGAGGAGGGTGAGGTCGTCCCCGAGGAAGCGAGTTGAAGCTCCTCCTCGATACGCACTTCCTTCTCTGGGCGGTGACGGATCACCCGCGGCTCGCCGAGTTCGACTGGCTCGAGGCGCACCGCCCGTGGGGAGTGTCCCCCGTCTCCTTCCTCGAGATCCACCTCCTCTCCGAAGCCGGGAAGCTGAAGGTGAAGGGCGAGGCTTTCGTCGCGGCCGTCGGGAGCGACCCGCGATTCGTGGTGGATGAAGCCCCGCTCCTCCCGCTCATCCTCCAGGCGATGTCGCTCGACTGGACGCGCGATCCCTTCGACCGGCTTCTCACCGCGCACAGCCTCGCCCGCCGCACGCCGCTCTGCACCCTCGACCGCCGCATCCGCGACGATCACCCGCTGATCCCGCGAGAGCTTCGAGGCTGACCCTTCAGGGGAGGTATTCGGCCACGAACCGGTTGGCGAGGTACAGGCCCATCGCAGTCCCGACGATACCGATCAGAAAGGCAGTGAAGAGGGAGACGAGGGACCCGACCTCCCATCCGATCCAACCCCCGATCGTCATCCCGAGCATCCCGAGCATCCACTTCATTTCCGCCTCCTCAGGGCATCCCCCCCCGGGCCGCGATGAGCTTCATCGAGGCGCGGCTCACGAACTCCCTCCGATGAAAACGCTCGCCCCAGGAGAGGGGCGTCACGTCCCGGTATTCGTGAAGTGTGTGTTCGTCGTAACCTGGGTGCAGCTGCTTCCGTAAGGAAGCTCGAACATTCGGGTCGGCGCCGCGGTCCAGGAGCATTCGGGCGAAGGTCGCGGAGTCCCGCTGCTTCCAACAGTTGACCCCGTAGGCGGGCTGTGAGACGACGGTCGCGAAGAGCGCGGTATGACCCCCGAAGCCCTCTGCGTCCACCGTAGCCTTCGCATTCGGATCCATCCCCTGCTCGAGGAGCCAGCGGGCGATCTCCACCTCGTCGTAGTCCACGCACATGTGAAGGAGGGTGGCGCCGGCCAGCGGCGTCCCATGCGTGGCCAGGACCTCGTCGTGGCATCCGACCTCGGGAGGATAGATTTCCTCGTGAGTGAAGGTCCTCCCGAGGAGTCCGGGGTCACGCCGCAGATGCTCTTCGAGGAGATCGAGGCGCCCCCGGTGGAGCGCCATCGTCGGCGTGTCGGGAAGCGCGAGGCCATGCTCCACGTACATCTCCAGGATGGCGTGTTTAGCCTCGGGCTTCCGGCTGTCGGTCTCGAGGACGACGTCCACGGGCGCGAGCCTCTGTCCATACTCATCGTAGACCGTACCGCCGAGCTCTAAGACGAGCGCCGTCGCTTTCGGCTCGAGCGTATACGCGGGTCCCTCGAGCGCGTCCCGCGGAGGGGTCGGTTGGCCGAGGAGATCGTGGAGGAGGCGGGCCGTCCCAAGCTTGCCCTGGAGGAGAGCGCGCCCGAGCGCGTGCATCTGATCCTCCGCCCCGAGCCCATGGAGGAACCGGATGATCCGGTCCCGCCCGAGATTCGCGGCGTAGGACATCGGCGGCCCCCAGTTGCTCTCCCGCACGAGGGCGCTTTCGTGGAGGAGATTCGGGTGTTTCGTGACGAGCTGCCGGACCTCGGAGAGGTCATTGCGCCAGATCGCGGCGACCAGGTCGCACGCCAGCGCGAGGCGAGGCCAGCTCGGCGCGTCGTAGCTCCGCGCGAGGACGAGTTGCGCGTCATTAAGCTTGGCCTCGGCCGGGTCGAGGGGTTCGGGGTGAAACGCCCTCAAATCAGCGAGCGCCTCGGAATCACCGGCGCGGATCTCGCGAAGGAGCTCCTTCGCCTGGCGCTTCAACTGTCGGAGGTTGGGACGGACGGGAAGGTGACGACGGGGCATGACGAGCCTCCTCAGGCGTGCCCGGCGTCCGCTCGAATCGGGCCAGTAGGAGGTTCGTTGGATCGCCTTCGAACCGCCTTCTTCCAGGTGGACTCGGTCCTTTCCGCGGACGGGAGGCGCCCTGAACGCCTGGGAGAAGCGTAGGGTGGCGACGCCCCATCGTCAATCGGATTTTCGTGCCGGCGATTCCTCTTCCAGGACCCGCGCGTACAGGAGCTGGTCCAGCATCTTTCCGTCTTTGTAGACGCTTCGCCTCAGTCGTCCTTCGAGGACATATCCGGCCTTTTCCAGAACCCGCGCGGAGGCGGGATTCGTCTCGAAGACCCCCGCGAAGAGCCGGCAGATGTCGAAAGTCTCGAAGGCGTACTCGGTGTAAGCGCGCACCGCCTCGGTCATGATCCCCCGCCCCCAGAAATCTTCGCCCAGCCAGTATCCGATCTCCGCGGACCGGCGATGGACGTCGCTCTGAACATGCACTCCGATCCCGCCGACAGCCTCGCCCCCGACGGCAATGGCGGCATGGTGCGGGGGCCGTTCCTTCGTGACGACGGCGAGCCATGACTTCGCATCGGCTTCCCTGTAAGGATAGGGAAAGCGATCGCGAAGGTGGATGGCGATCTTCGGATTGTTCGCCCGTTTCGCGATCGAAGCCCGGTCGCTCTTCTTCCAGGGACGAAGCTCGCACCGCTCGAGTCGGATGACTTCCGCCATGTGGGACTTCCTTCGGAAGGCAGGTGGGGCGGCGCAGCCCGGAGGCGCCCGGCCAACCGACTCAGGGCGCGGCTTCGATGCTGAGAGAGGCGGGTGGCGGGGCGCTGGGCGGCTCCATCCCCGCGGGGCGGGACCAGGGCGCGAAGACCAGGGTCGCGCCGAGGGCCACGAAGGCGAACCCCGCCACGGTGTTCCAGCGGATCGGCTCGTTCAGATACCAGGCGGCGAAGATCACGAAGACCACGAGGGTGATCACCTCCTGCATCGTCTTGAGCTGCGCTCCGCTCATCCCGGCGACGAATCCGATCCGGTTCGCGGGGACCTGGAAGCAGTACTCGAGGAAGGCGATGCCCCAGCTCACGAGCACCACGATCCACAGTGCCCGCCCGAGGTGACGCAGGTGGCCGTACCAGGCGAAGGTCATGAAGACGTTCGAGATCGTGAGCAGCACCGCGGCTTTGAGCATTCAGCCTCCCGAAAGGTGTGTTTGCATCACCATCCTTCGCGTTCGACCAGGCCGGAAATTTGCGCGAGGTGGTGGCGGCCGTGCCATGCGTAGGTTTGGAGATACGACTCAGCGGAGATCGTCCCGAGCTCGGGGTGCCTCAGGATCCGTTGAAACTGTGCCGGGGTCATCGAGCGAAGGAAGGCGACCCATCGCTCGTGGAGGGCGTCCAGCAGCCGAAGCGAAACCTCGATGTCCCCCTCCCGACCGTCCGCGAGCTCGGCCCACGCCGCCTCCTCGTACGTCTTCACCGCGGGCCCGTCCTCGGTGACCGCCAACTTGAAGCGAACATAGCCGTTCATATGGCTGTCGGGGATGTGGTTCACCACCTGGC
This window harbors:
- a CDS encoding PIN domain-containing protein; protein product: MGLISDLGSGPVAIDTAAIIYLVERHPRYLPILRPCFMAADQGDLELVTSAITLLEVLVVPYRAGNLALAERYEALLTRSRGLEVVELDDRLLRTAAKLRARWEVRTPDALQLAAGLLKGCSAFVTNDRRIPESVGLRIIQLSDYL
- a CDS encoding PIN domain-containing protein, which produces MKLLLDTHFLLWAVTDHPRLAEFDWLEAHRPWGVSPVSFLEIHLLSEAGKLKVKGEAFVAAVGSDPRFVVDEAPLLPLILQAMSLDWTRDPFDRLLTAHSLARRTPLCTLDRRIRDDHPLIPRELRG
- a CDS encoding transposase zinc-binding domain-containing protein; protein product: MGWGLPGWVEADFRRYLRCGVPAHGFARVRCGDCGQERLLAYSCKGRGICPSCNARRMAEVAANLTDQVLPHLPVRQWVLSLPKRLRPFLHRDPEVAGTVLGIFVRALRTTLRRTSPTAPPGSELAAISFPQRSGNSLNPRYHFHVLAMDGVFSEARPAGASA
- a CDS encoding putative metal-dependent hydrolase is translated as MKTDNLRYPIGPLRVQPSLSDEERRRAIEEIAALPAELRNTVAGLADAQLATPYRPGGWTVRQVVNHIPDSHMNGYVRFKLAVTEDGPAVKTYEEAAWAELADGREGDIEVSLRLLDALHERWVAFLRSMTPAQFQRILRHPELGTISAESYLQTYAWHGRHHLAQISGLVEREGW
- a CDS encoding DUF6152 family protein, which translates into the protein MRSSRVTAVMCAAVALTAVAAASLSAHHNMRAAFDLNTRLTRTGTLTRIEWFNPHIHLFVDTQDDQGQAERWSFEGPAPGRLQANRPAIEASVGRSITVEASPARSGDRSGLIRELRLAEGQVIGLCPQNC
- a CDS encoding transposase, coding for MAGQRRVQCGCVGADEGDDRAGLERLVRYCARGPLALERLHAPEGITSLASPGAPLLYRLAAPDPDGRTEIRLTPMELLERLTRLVPPPRIHRHRYHGVLAPHARLRSVVVALGRPHLEVAPLPRPAEPPREAAPTPAPIPVPAVSRLRTSARMSWARLLARVYKVLPLLCPA
- a CDS encoding ankyrin repeat domain-containing protein, which codes for MPRRHLPVRPNLRQLKRQAKELLREIRAGDSEALADLRAFHPEPLDPAEAKLNDAQLVLARSYDAPSWPRLALACDLVAAIWRNDLSEVRQLVTKHPNLLHESALVRESNWGPPMSYAANLGRDRIIRFLHGLGAEDQMHALGRALLQGKLGTARLLHDLLGQPTPPRDALEGPAYTLEPKATALVLELGGTVYDEYGQRLAPVDVVLETDSRKPEAKHAILEMYVEHGLALPDTPTMALHRGRLDLLEEHLRRDPGLLGRTFTHEEIYPPEVGCHDEVLATHGTPLAGATLLHMCVDYDEVEIARWLLEQGMDPNAKATVDAEGFGGHTALFATVVSQPAYGVNCWKQRDSATFARMLLDRGADPNVRASLRKQLHPGYDEHTLHEYRDVTPLSWGERFHRREFVSRASMKLIAARGGMP
- a CDS encoding GNAT family protein, whose protein sequence is MAEVIRLERCELRPWKKSDRASIAKRANNPKIAIHLRDRFPYPYREADAKSWLAVVTKERPPHHAAIAVGGEAVGGIGVHVQSDVHRRSAEIGYWLGEDFWGRGIMTEAVRAYTEYAFETFDICRLFAGVFETNPASARVLEKAGYVLEGRLRRSVYKDGKMLDQLLYARVLEEESPARKSD
- a CDS encoding DMT family protein — its product is MLKAAVLLTISNVFMTFAWYGHLRHLGRALWIVVLVSWGIAFLEYCFQVPANRIGFVAGMSGAQLKTMQEVITLVVFVIFAAWYLNEPIRWNTVAGFAFVALGATLVFAPWSRPAGMEPPSAPPPASLSIEAAP